The Staphylothermus marinus F1 genome has a segment encoding these proteins:
- a CDS encoding Lrp/AsnC family transcriptional regulator — MSGIIFVRIKPGYEKEVMDKIFSIEHVSRIYRVFGDYDLIVVTQDISLEQLKKIIEKIRSITNVVSTSTLVVISKKIKK; from the coding sequence TTGTCTGGAATAATATTTGTTAGGATAAAACCAGGATATGAAAAAGAAGTTATGGATAAAATTTTCAGCATAGAACATGTTAGTAGAATATATAGAGTTTTCGGAGATTATGATCTAATAGTTGTTACTCAAGATATAAGTCTCGAGCAGTTAAAGAAAATTATAGAGAAAATACGCTCTATAACTAATGTAGTATCAACATCTACACTAGTAGTTATCTCGAAAAAGATAAAGAAATGA
- a CDS encoding mannose-1-phosphate guanyltransferase produces the protein MRSLVKAIIMAGGEGTRLRPLTVNRPKPLVPLVNKPLMEHVVHLLKSKGFKDIGVTLHYLPNTIMRYFGDGSEFGVRIYYSIEEKPLGTAGGVRFLADKYDWDETIIVISGDVFTNIDLEKMLEYHRRKGSIFTMAVRKTDDPTKYGIALLDEEGRVRRFLEKPSWSEVFSDLINMGIYILEPEALEMIPSNEEYDFAKNLIPKLLRFDKPVYGWRADNYYWSDIGSINQYKETHNDILSGKVGIDTSMLGLEVAKGVYVGENTSIDDIDNIIPPVVIGKDTRIKKNTIIGPFTVIGSNNIIENGVRIEKSIIWDHSYVGPATTIIDSIICNNVHISDHVAVMEGAVIGDDTRIGRGSIIRPNIKIWPSKVIDPYTIVSINIKWGIRWYETLIEPWGITGLLNIEITPELATRIGSAFGSSLPRSSSVVVARDTYASSRVVKHSIIAGLMSSGINIYDLEVSPLPVLTYYIKKKKLRGGIHVSSLVYDPLRIRIKIFDHTGKFINRSQAKKIENIFFKEAFRKVLGDQVGDLYPTIDHIDQYISDISKHVSLENIRRQRRVLIDCNYGSAGSLWPKLVRELGLTVYQVNCNEQSPIMPPREPFIHASVDSAIKIIPLLGLSAGFIYDSDADKLIVITDSGKVVSGDQLIALVAKILLETHGKGKIVIPHNSSKVVIDTIREYGGEIIFAEQGLMGLSENINENILMAADERGGIIYPWLHYGSDAIFTSLLILEYLGSTGYNLSTLLEQLPRTAVIKKTLVIPYAQRGRFMRMIYEELREKEIDTLDGIKIIEENLGSGYIRPLPNEPLIEITAESDNQERAEKLAKMLLDLAYKIKSKL, from the coding sequence GTGCGCAGTTTGGTTAAGGCAATAATTATGGCTGGCGGAGAAGGTACCCGTCTCAGACCACTAACTGTTAATAGGCCAAAGCCTCTGGTTCCACTAGTTAATAAGCCCTTAATGGAACACGTTGTTCACCTGTTAAAGAGCAAAGGTTTTAAGGATATTGGTGTCACTCTTCACTATTTACCAAATACTATAATGAGATATTTTGGAGACGGTTCAGAGTTTGGTGTTAGAATATATTATAGTATTGAGGAAAAACCTTTAGGTACTGCTGGAGGTGTAAGATTCCTAGCAGATAAATATGATTGGGATGAAACAATAATTGTTATCAGCGGAGACGTTTTCACAAACATTGATCTTGAAAAAATGCTTGAATACCATAGGAGGAAAGGATCAATTTTTACAATGGCCGTGAGGAAAACAGATGATCCTACTAAATATGGTATAGCATTATTAGATGAAGAAGGCAGAGTTAGGAGATTCCTTGAAAAACCTAGTTGGTCCGAGGTATTTAGTGATTTAATCAATATGGGTATTTATATTTTAGAGCCTGAAGCACTAGAAATGATACCTTCAAACGAAGAATATGATTTTGCTAAGAATTTGATTCCTAAACTGTTAAGATTTGATAAGCCAGTATATGGGTGGAGAGCTGATAATTATTATTGGAGCGATATTGGAAGCATAAACCAGTATAAGGAAACACATAACGATATATTATCTGGCAAAGTAGGAATTGATACGAGTATGTTAGGTTTAGAAGTTGCTAAAGGAGTGTATGTTGGCGAGAACACTAGTATAGATGATATTGATAATATTATTCCACCCGTTGTCATAGGGAAGGATACGAGAATAAAGAAAAACACTATTATAGGGCCTTTCACGGTTATAGGTTCAAACAATATTATAGAAAATGGGGTAAGAATAGAGAAATCAATTATATGGGATCATAGCTATGTTGGTCCCGCAACAACAATAATTGACTCAATAATATGTAATAATGTACATATAAGCGATCACGTCGCCGTCATGGAGGGAGCAGTAATAGGTGATGATACAAGGATAGGTAGAGGATCAATTATAAGGCCTAATATTAAGATCTGGCCTTCAAAAGTAATTGATCCATATACGATTGTATCAATAAATATTAAATGGGGAATTAGATGGTATGAAACACTAATAGAGCCGTGGGGAATAACCGGTTTATTAAACATAGAAATAACTCCTGAATTAGCAACCAGAATAGGTTCTGCTTTTGGATCATCTCTTCCTAGGAGCAGCTCGGTGGTTGTTGCAAGAGATACATATGCTAGTAGTAGAGTAGTAAAACACAGCATTATAGCAGGGCTAATGAGCTCTGGAATAAACATATACGATCTCGAAGTATCACCGCTTCCAGTATTAACATATTATATTAAGAAGAAAAAACTTAGAGGGGGAATACATGTTAGCTCACTAGTATATGATCCGTTGAGAATACGTATTAAAATATTTGATCATACAGGTAAGTTCATAAATAGATCACAGGCTAAGAAAATAGAAAATATATTCTTCAAGGAAGCATTTAGAAAGGTTCTCGGAGACCAAGTAGGAGATCTTTACCCAACAATAGATCATATAGACCAATATATTTCAGACATATCAAAACATGTATCGCTCGAAAACATACGCAGACAGAGACGGGTCCTAATAGACTGCAACTATGGCTCAGCAGGTAGTTTATGGCCGAAACTAGTGAGAGAGCTGGGACTAACTGTTTACCAAGTAAACTGTAATGAACAATCTCCAATAATGCCTCCTCGAGAACCATTTATACATGCAAGTGTTGATTCAGCAATAAAAATCATCCCTCTCCTAGGCTTATCTGCTGGGTTCATTTATGATAGTGATGCAGATAAGCTAATCGTAATTACTGATTCCGGAAAAGTTGTTTCAGGAGATCAGCTCATAGCCTTGGTAGCAAAAATATTATTGGAAACGCATGGAAAAGGAAAAATAGTTATTCCGCATAATTCTTCAAAAGTAGTCATAGATACTATTAGAGAATACGGTGGAGAAATTATATTTGCAGAACAAGGATTAATGGGTTTATCAGAAAATATCAATGAAAATATTTTAATGGCCGCAGATGAGCGTGGAGGAATAATTTATCCATGGCTACATTACGGCTCAGATGCAATATTTACATCGCTTCTAATACTAGAATACCTTGGATCAACAGGTTATAATCTAAGCACACTTCTCGAACAACTGCCAAGGACAGCCGTGATAAAGAAAACACTAGTTATCCCCTATGCTCAGAGAGGAAGATTCATGCGCATGATATATGAAGAATTAAGAGAAAAAGAAATAGATACACTAGATGGGATTAAGATTATCGAGGAAAATCTTGGATCAGGATATATCAGACCATTACCTAATGAGCCTTTAATAGAAATAACCGCGGAATCAGATAATCAGGAAAGAGCGGAAAAACTTGCAAAAATGCTTCTAGACCTAGCATATAAGATCAAGTCAAAGCTTTAA
- a CDS encoding flavodoxin family protein → MSDVNILIINASPRKYGDSTKLSAIAEKGVLDAGGKPEKIFLYDYNIKECMGCVSDDQKICRFPCIIRDDDFNMLGEKVLGSDGFIVVSPIYWYSVPGRLKNFIDRMTSMENMIVHIGRSLLEGKVAGFIVTGSDSGSLLEIAYLMVVMNSMGIHIPAWALAYHHSMEEVLNDEQAVRDSYNVGFIVTIAAKMLKERKQWYKSDVDIEELRKIASKSIEGYIEDKRLRLQFYRQALSREDNEG, encoded by the coding sequence TTGTCTGATGTAAATATATTGATCATAAATGCGTCTCCGAGAAAATATGGAGATTCCACAAAGCTGTCCGCAATAGCTGAGAAAGGAGTATTAGATGCTGGAGGAAAACCTGAGAAGATATTCTTGTACGATTACAATATAAAAGAATGTATGGGATGCGTATCAGATGATCAAAAAATATGTAGGTTTCCATGCATAATAAGAGATGACGACTTCAATATGCTTGGAGAAAAAGTTCTAGGAAGCGATGGTTTCATCGTAGTATCTCCAATCTACTGGTACAGTGTTCCAGGTAGACTGAAAAACTTCATAGATAGAATGACAAGCATGGAGAACATGATAGTACATATAGGGAGAAGCCTGCTTGAAGGAAAAGTAGCTGGATTCATTGTTACAGGAAGTGATAGTGGAAGTCTTTTAGAGATAGCCTATTTAATGGTTGTAATGAATAGCATGGGGATCCATATACCTGCTTGGGCACTAGCATATCACCATTCTATGGAAGAAGTATTAAACGATGAGCAAGCAGTCCGAGACTCATATAATGTAGGATTCATAGTTACAATAGCGGCTAAAATGTTAAAGGAAAGAAAACAATGGTATAAAAGCGATGTAGACATTGAAGAACTAAGAAAGATTGCTTCAAAGAGCATAGAGGGGTACATTGAGGATAAACGTTTAAGACTACAATTCTATAGACAAGCATTAAGCAGGGAGGATAATGAAGGGTAA
- a CDS encoding YbhB/YbcL family Raf kinase inhibitor-like protein: protein MIFLRRKKNPLEIAKNEAEQVIEVSSPVFKHGERIPRKYTCEGEDVSPPLRFENTPDNTAELALIMYDPDAPVGIFYHWLLYDISPNTKELPENIPKEDETEHGVQGINDFGRVGYGGPCPPRGHGRHRYYFLVLALREETGLTAGARPSDVLEAVKGKIIGYGVLMGTYSR, encoded by the coding sequence ATGATCTTTCTTAGAAGAAAAAAGAATCCCTTAGAGATAGCTAAGAATGAAGCAGAACAAGTTATTGAGGTCTCTAGTCCAGTATTTAAGCATGGTGAGCGTATACCTAGGAAATACACGTGTGAGGGAGAAGATGTTTCACCGCCTCTAAGATTTGAGAACACACCGGATAATACTGCTGAATTAGCTTTAATTATGTATGATCCCGATGCTCCAGTAGGAATATTTTATCACTGGCTACTATATGATATATCTCCTAACACTAAGGAGTTACCAGAGAATATTCCTAAGGAGGATGAGACAGAGCATGGTGTTCAGGGAATAAATGATTTTGGCAGAGTGGGTTATGGAGGTCCATGTCCGCCGAGAGGTCATGGAAGACATCGATACTATTTCCTCGTATTAGCTCTTAGAGAGGAAACAGGGCTTACGGCTGGTGCTAGACCTTCTGATGTATTAGAAGCTGTTAAGGGTAAGATTATAGGTTATGGAGTATTAATGGGGACTTATAGTAGGTGA
- a CDS encoding radical SAM protein yields the protein MYSKIIIVDGYNDEPAGLGVPPYIDVYPRLIAGAVWMAKKDVNIIYWTIDEVRNNIESFIDQARKSDLAVFIAGPEVPGKYIGGKPLSYREAEKLAFLLKDTFKILVGPAARYGFGIGGGSVAVERKILYRIFDELVYGDPEIYFYNLIKYGAEKAEPWKLRENYELANKAFILGAKIIKQHPNYGWNLIVEIETFRGCPRWVVGGCSFCTEPRYGRPLMRNPENIVKEIEQLYRFGARHFRIGRQPDILAYMGKGVGEKEYPEPNIEALEKLFHGIRNVAPGLRVLHIDNVNPGTIIHNPEKSIKALKTIVKYHTPGDVAALGIESFDEKVVRMNNLKVYPEEALVVIKIINEIGRHRGWNGLPHLLPGVNLLYGLPGETKNTFRINYEYLKKIYEEGLLIRRINIRKVSVLENTPLWMHKKTVEQLLRKHKRIYNIYRIKIMNEIDRAMLQKIAPINSILRYLYTEKQVGEYTIARQPASYPIIVKIPGKLPLRKIIDVRVKKVAAKSIIATPT from the coding sequence GTGTATAGTAAAATAATAATCGTTGATGGATACAATGATGAACCAGCAGGCTTAGGTGTTCCTCCATATATTGATGTTTATCCCAGGCTTATTGCTGGAGCAGTTTGGATGGCTAAAAAAGATGTTAATATAATTTATTGGACTATTGATGAGGTTAGAAATAATATTGAATCATTCATAGATCAAGCAAGAAAATCTGATCTTGCCGTATTTATTGCGGGGCCAGAAGTTCCAGGAAAATATATTGGTGGAAAACCACTAAGTTACAGAGAAGCTGAGAAACTAGCTTTCCTCTTAAAAGATACTTTCAAAATACTTGTCGGTCCGGCTGCGAGATATGGTTTTGGAATAGGCGGGGGCTCAGTTGCTGTTGAAAGAAAAATATTATATAGAATATTTGATGAGCTCGTATATGGTGATCCAGAAATATACTTTTATAATCTAATCAAATATGGTGCCGAAAAAGCTGAGCCATGGAAGCTCAGGGAAAACTATGAACTAGCTAATAAAGCATTTATTCTAGGAGCAAAAATAATTAAACAACACCCGAACTATGGCTGGAACCTAATAGTTGAAATAGAAACTTTCCGTGGATGCCCTAGATGGGTAGTTGGTGGATGTAGTTTCTGCACAGAACCAAGATATGGTAGGCCATTGATGAGGAATCCCGAAAACATTGTGAAGGAAATAGAACAACTATACCGGTTTGGAGCACGGCATTTCAGAATAGGCCGTCAACCAGATATATTGGCATATATGGGTAAAGGTGTTGGAGAGAAAGAGTATCCTGAACCAAACATTGAAGCTTTAGAGAAACTATTTCATGGGATAAGAAACGTAGCACCGGGACTGAGAGTTCTACATATTGACAATGTTAATCCTGGGACAATTATACATAACCCTGAAAAATCGATTAAAGCACTAAAGACTATCGTAAAATATCATACACCAGGTGATGTAGCTGCTCTCGGAATAGAGTCTTTCGATGAAAAAGTTGTTAGAATGAATAATTTAAAAGTTTATCCCGAAGAAGCACTAGTAGTCATTAAAATTATAAATGAGATTGGAAGACATAGGGGATGGAATGGTTTACCCCATCTGCTTCCAGGTGTAAATCTACTATATGGTTTGCCCGGAGAAACCAAGAATACATTCAGGATTAACTATGAATACTTAAAGAAAATATATGAAGAAGGATTACTTATTAGAAGAATAAATATACGGAAGGTATCAGTGCTGGAAAATACGCCTCTATGGATGCATAAGAAAACAGTTGAACAATTATTGAGAAAACACAAAAGAATATATAATATATACCGAATAAAGATAATGAACGAAATTGATCGTGCAATGCTTCAGAAAATAGCACCCATAAATAGTATTCTAAGATATCTATATACTGAGAAACAAGTGGGAGAATATACTATTGCTAGACAACCAGCAAGCTACCCTATAATAGTGAAAATACCTGGTAAGCTCCCATTAAGGAAAATAATAGATGTTAGAGTCAAGAAAGTTGCTGCAAAAAGCATAATAGCTACTCCAACATAG
- a CDS encoding DUF357 domain-containing protein yields MIMKIQLRNRVDAYILNVEKALNQIDKSKLGDKEKKLIEIAEAYLSDAKYYFDKKDYETSLACVAYAEGLIDSLRYLGKINIFWEPLSKLLNRPKVLVAGGFEIIHPGHIYLFKKAWEKGRVYVVVARDKNFKKFKKREPVIPENQRLKVVENIKYVYKAVLGDEHDYLKPVENIKPDIILLGPDQWPQEEKLKKELEARGLSSVKVERLDKRIDENLYSVSRIIRKIVETHKCGQ; encoded by the coding sequence ATGATTATGAAAATACAGCTAAGAAATAGGGTTGATGCTTATATATTAAATGTTGAAAAAGCATTGAACCAAATAGATAAGTCAAAACTCGGAGATAAAGAGAAAAAGCTTATCGAGATAGCTGAGGCTTACCTCTCAGATGCTAAGTATTATTTTGATAAAAAAGATTATGAGACCAGCTTAGCCTGTGTAGCTTATGCTGAAGGATTAATTGATAGTCTACGGTATCTCGGTAAAATCAATATATTCTGGGAACCATTATCAAAACTTCTAAATAGGCCAAAAGTACTAGTGGCTGGAGGATTCGAAATAATTCATCCCGGACACATATACCTCTTCAAAAAAGCATGGGAAAAAGGAAGAGTATACGTAGTTGTAGCAAGAGATAAAAACTTTAAAAAATTCAAGAAAAGAGAACCAGTAATACCTGAGAATCAAAGGCTCAAGGTTGTAGAAAATATTAAGTATGTTTATAAAGCTGTTCTCGGCGATGAACACGATTATTTAAAACCAGTAGAGAACATTAAGCCAGACATCATACTTTTAGGGCCTGATCAGTGGCCCCAGGAAGAGAAGTTGAAAAAAGAATTGGAAGCAAGGGGGTTATCAAGTGTTAAAGTGGAGAGACTTGATAAAAGGATAGATGAGAACTTATATAGTGTATCGAGAATTATAAGGAAAATTGTTGAAACTCATAAATGTGGTCAATAA
- a CDS encoding mechanosensitive ion channel family protein, whose product MSDVLGNLSSSFNEAISQIIYYLPKIIGAIIIVLIGYIVGVLVKDATSIIINKLFEKPLEKTKFGKSIKEAGVDLGNLIGILVMALVIIISIVAAIDILSLTGYTGELVRAIAIAILNITAGITILAIGIPVSIIFAEYIANFFGGSFKDKHELAVSLIYDITALVLSVFVIALAVKVMFQYNLLLDYIVSAAPGFITASIILFIGYVLGDAIGKIVDKIIDAIVEKPLEATDIGQSIKSMNIDLSGLIGGLTKAFVIVVSIVAAVEIINLGGLTGELVYQIALYLPKLIGGITLLTLGLILSVALARYVGKFLHAMFKEKYSGLASLAENLILLGLITVILTISLNIMLLQGSLIYPLILGIIVIVVGVYVAGTVGSVLAETYPTYKRLAPFIESLIVLIFIVIGASGIFSQFVGATSVINTIAWGLSIAFALVLIPVVFHYTRLAWREASKSTEEAGKS is encoded by the coding sequence TTGAGTGACGTACTAGGGAACTTATCTTCTTCGTTTAACGAAGCGATCTCGCAGATAATATATTATCTGCCGAAAATCATAGGTGCAATTATTATAGTATTGATTGGTTATATTGTTGGTGTTCTTGTAAAGGATGCTACAAGTATTATCATAAATAAATTATTTGAAAAACCATTAGAGAAGACAAAATTTGGAAAATCTATTAAGGAGGCAGGTGTTGATCTCGGTAATTTAATAGGGATCTTGGTGATGGCTCTTGTAATCATTATTTCTATCGTAGCTGCCATCGATATATTATCATTGACAGGTTATACAGGCGAATTGGTGAGAGCTATAGCAATAGCTATACTCAACATAACTGCAGGCATAACAATACTAGCCATAGGTATCCCTGTATCAATAATATTTGCTGAGTATATTGCAAACTTTTTCGGGGGCTCTTTCAAGGATAAACATGAATTAGCTGTTTCATTAATTTATGATATTACAGCACTAGTATTGTCTGTCTTTGTCATAGCTTTAGCGGTTAAGGTTATGTTTCAGTATAATTTACTCCTCGACTACATAGTGTCGGCGGCACCGGGCTTTATTACAGCCTCTATAATATTGTTTATAGGATATGTCCTAGGAGATGCTATTGGTAAAATTGTTGATAAGATCATTGATGCAATTGTGGAGAAACCCCTTGAAGCAACAGATATTGGTCAAAGCATTAAGTCTATGAATATTGATTTATCTGGTCTAATAGGTGGCTTGACTAAAGCCTTTGTAATTGTGGTATCAATTGTTGCAGCAGTGGAGATTATTAATCTTGGAGGATTGACTGGCGAACTAGTATACCAGATAGCATTATATCTGCCTAAGCTGATAGGGGGAATAACACTATTAACACTTGGCTTAATACTTAGCGTTGCTTTAGCGAGGTATGTTGGAAAGTTCTTGCATGCAATGTTTAAGGAGAAATACTCTGGACTGGCTAGTTTAGCGGAGAACCTTATACTGCTCGGCTTAATAACGGTTATATTAACTATATCATTAAACATCATGTTGTTGCAAGGATCACTTATTTACCCATTAATACTTGGTATTATAGTAATAGTTGTGGGAGTATATGTAGCTGGAACAGTTGGATCAGTACTGGCTGAGACTTATCCAACATATAAGAGGCTAGCACCATTTATAGAATCATTGATAGTATTAATATTTATAGTGATCGGTGCAAGCGGTATATTCTCACAGTTTGTTGGAGCAACAAGTGTGATAAACACAATAGCTTGGGGTCTAAGCATAGCATTCGCACTAGTACTAATACCCGTGGTATTTCATTATACTAGGCTAGCATGGAGAGAGGCTTCAAAATCAACAGAAGAGGCTGGAAAATCGTAA
- a CDS encoding arginine decarboxylase, with protein sequence MVWGKGLARRLYGLTGVVWSKYLDIDERGRLIVKLKGYKIDIAKLVSDKQLPGAHIRILPIIRYMMDQVYEAFMEAFRKFGYKGAFKPVYPLKSNSTPIVVDTIWRYGIKYSWGFNAGTYPEVKLISKYINEKPRLLVVDGIKDNKLLDLLSKMCDSWEIIVDIESMRDADLLSKYQDLNIGLRVKVTSKSSGLWSHSSGLDSKFGLLINTLDEMVEKHPWVPNRTVLLHVHAGSQITDKNRLEDIIRETIILYNNLVKTGFKNIRYIDFGGGLAYPYIEASNHVFSANYSLNEYAEILVKELVKSAENTPDIVFEGGRYIVAPHRITVTKIIDTRPYSTSDRGETSYPIVEEIKNTENIKELVYVSRKAREVITRLMLKFPINIESRRILEKLLTSINEAITSKAYEIIHRDNDKALEELIKTPNYVLEELVSPTRRFFASFSLFSHLPDTIIADQYFKIIPLQRLNEKPEVLGVISDLTCDSMGEYSSFITFLPNNIEYETEDLFTSLDHKLMFIPGKTLRLKGVPLHIPRKNEDYYIAFLDTGAYQDMLSMNHNLLNGYPEIIIDIINDNLKIIYENLESAENYPL encoded by the coding sequence ATGGTTTGGGGTAAGGGATTAGCCAGGAGATTATATGGTTTAACAGGGGTAGTGTGGTCCAAGTATTTAGATATAGATGAAAGGGGTAGGCTCATAGTTAAACTAAAGGGGTACAAGATAGACATAGCAAAACTAGTATCTGACAAGCAATTGCCAGGAGCCCATATACGAATACTGCCTATTATACGATACATGATGGATCAAGTCTATGAAGCATTCATGGAAGCATTTAGGAAATTTGGGTACAAGGGAGCATTTAAACCAGTATACCCATTGAAATCCAACTCTACTCCTATAGTAGTCGATACTATCTGGCGATATGGTATAAAATATAGTTGGGGATTCAATGCTGGAACATATCCAGAAGTAAAACTTATTTCTAAATATATAAATGAAAAACCAAGACTTCTAGTTGTTGATGGTATTAAAGATAATAAATTGCTTGATCTACTTTCAAAGATGTGTGATAGCTGGGAGATAATTGTAGATATCGAAAGCATGAGAGACGCTGACCTATTATCGAAATATCAAGATCTAAATATTGGTTTAAGAGTTAAAGTTACCTCCAAAAGTTCTGGTTTATGGAGCCATTCAAGCGGTTTAGACTCCAAATTTGGACTATTAATTAACACGTTAGACGAAATGGTTGAAAAACATCCGTGGGTACCTAATAGAACAGTTTTATTGCATGTACATGCAGGATCACAAATTACAGATAAGAACAGATTAGAGGATATTATTAGAGAAACAATAATCTTATATAATAACTTAGTAAAAACTGGTTTTAAGAATATTAGATACATTGATTTCGGCGGCGGTCTTGCATATCCCTATATTGAAGCATCTAATCATGTGTTCTCAGCTAATTATAGCTTAAACGAATATGCTGAGATACTAGTTAAAGAATTGGTTAAATCAGCAGAAAATACACCGGATATAGTTTTTGAGGGTGGAAGATATATAGTTGCTCCACATAGAATAACGGTTACAAAAATAATAGATACAAGGCCTTATTCTACCTCTGACCGTGGTGAAACAAGTTATCCTATTGTGGAGGAGATTAAGAATACAGAGAATATTAAGGAACTCGTATATGTATCTAGGAAGGCTAGAGAAGTAATTACTAGGCTAATGCTTAAATTCCCAATAAATATTGAGTCTAGGAGAATACTTGAAAAGCTGTTAACCTCGATAAACGAGGCAATAACTAGTAAGGCATATGAGATAATACATAGAGATAATGATAAGGCATTAGAGGAGTTGATTAAAACACCAAACTATGTACTTGAAGAACTAGTGAGTCCTACCCGTCGATTCTTTGCATCATTCTCATTATTTTCGCACTTACCAGACACAATAATTGCGGATCAATATTTCAAGATTATTCCGTTGCAGAGACTTAACGAAAAACCAGAAGTCCTAGGTGTAATAAGTGATCTTACATGCGACAGTATGGGCGAATACAGTTCATTCATAACGTTTTTACCAAACAATATTGAATATGAAACAGAAGATCTATTTACATCGCTGGATCACAAACTCATGTTTATCCCTGGAAAAACTTTAAGACTAAAAGGAGTACCCCTACATATTCCGCGGAAAAACGAAGATTATTATATAGCATTTCTAGACACTGGTGCCTATCAGGATATGCTCTCAATGAATCATAACTTATTAAACGGATATCCAGAAATCATTATAGATATAATTAATGATAATTTAAAAATAATCTATGAAAATCTAGAATCTGCAGAAAACTATCCATTATGA